In Halobacillus amylolyticus, the following proteins share a genomic window:
- a CDS encoding YlmC/YmxH family sporulation protein, whose amino-acid sequence MRLRELSQKEVIDVEEGKKLGILGKADLIVDPDGLIQSLIILNEGLFKSRDSIEIEWKQISIIGEDTILLKKHR is encoded by the coding sequence TTGCGACTAAGAGAACTTTCCCAGAAAGAAGTGATTGATGTTGAGGAAGGAAAGAAACTTGGAATCCTCGGTAAGGCGGATTTAATTGTTGACCCAGACGGTTTGATACAGTCGCTAATTATTTTGAATGAGGGGTTATTCAAGAGTCGCGATAGCATCGAGATTGAGTGGAAGCAAATATCGATTATAGGTGAAGACACAATTTTATTAAAGAAACATCGCTAA
- a CDS encoding aminoglycoside adenylyltransferase domain-containing protein has protein sequence MSDHLDTCQPATYEFVHSLMDEIKYILVDNLIGLYLHGSLAMGGFNPANSDIDLLGVTKVPLANEDALKLKKLLLKCSNQPFPIEISFLNKKQLREWQHPSHFDFHFSEFWRSYFENQSQTGAEVYLYDGDRKDKDLAAHITITNYRGICLLGNPIIDVFPRIPREHYISSILGDFQSCLQNIEQDPVYCTLNLLRVYRYFKEHEISSKLEGGEWGLSHLPNEYKIIIRKVISHYQNHKYNEPFEAHELLSIKDYVKEKVEEIVGYDFQE, from the coding sequence ATGAGTGATCATTTGGACACATGCCAACCGGCTACATATGAATTTGTCCATTCTTTGATGGATGAAATAAAATATATCTTAGTTGATAACTTAATTGGGTTATATCTGCATGGCTCGTTGGCTATGGGAGGATTTAACCCTGCAAACAGTGATATCGACCTTTTAGGAGTAACAAAAGTTCCATTGGCAAATGAGGACGCCTTGAAGTTGAAAAAGTTACTTTTGAAGTGCTCGAATCAACCTTTTCCGATTGAAATAAGTTTTTTGAATAAGAAGCAACTGAGAGAGTGGCAGCATCCTAGCCATTTTGACTTTCACTTTAGTGAATTTTGGAGAAGTTACTTTGAGAATCAATCACAAACTGGAGCAGAAGTTTATTTATATGATGGTGATAGGAAGGATAAGGATTTAGCCGCTCATATTACCATCACAAATTACAGAGGAATTTGTTTATTAGGAAATCCGATTATCGACGTATTTCCCCGAATCCCTCGTGAACACTATATATCTTCTATACTGGGTGATTTCCAAAGCTGTTTACAAAACATTGAACAGGATCCTGTTTACTGTACGTTAAATTTACTTAGAGTTTATCGTTATTTTAAAGAACATGAGATCTCTTCCAAACTAGAAGGTGGTGAATGGGGGCTTTCCCATTTACCAAATGAATACAAGATCATTATTCGAAAAGTCATAAGTCATTATCAAAACCACAAATATAACGAGCCTTTTGAGGCGCATGAATTATTATCAATAAAGGATTACGTAAAAGAGAAAGTAGAAGAGATAGTGGGCTATGATTTTCAAGAGTAG
- the dpaA gene encoding dipicolinic acid synthetase subunit A, whose product MLTGYHVAVIGGDARQIEIIRRLNEWGVQVYLAGFDQLNGSFTEATELEFDSDQVERLDAVILPVSGTDENGCVDGVFTNRSIPLKEEWLSRTPENCMVFTGITNEALTQIVHKSKRSLIPLMNRDDVAIYNSIPTVEGTIMMAIQHTDFTIHGSHVLLLGLGRVGMSLARSFDQLGAEVTVAVHSSKDAARAYEMGMTPLDIETLPLHDLTFDLVLNTVPASVVDASIIKKLPTHALILDIASKPGGTDFRYAEKRGIKSILVPGLPGIVAPKTAGRIIANVISQQLLRSNRKVDD is encoded by the coding sequence ATGCTTACAGGATATCATGTAGCGGTCATAGGGGGCGATGCCCGGCAAATTGAGATCATACGAAGATTAAATGAGTGGGGTGTGCAAGTCTATTTAGCCGGATTTGACCAATTAAACGGGAGTTTTACAGAAGCGACCGAACTTGAATTTGACAGTGATCAGGTAGAAAGGCTTGATGCTGTCATTCTTCCTGTTTCGGGAACGGATGAAAACGGCTGTGTAGATGGCGTCTTTACGAATCGCTCCATCCCATTAAAGGAAGAATGGTTAAGTCGTACCCCTGAAAATTGTATGGTATTTACTGGTATTACAAACGAGGCACTTACTCAAATTGTTCACAAGTCAAAAAGGTCGCTCATCCCGCTAATGAATCGTGATGATGTGGCGATATATAATTCGATACCGACAGTAGAAGGCACGATTATGATGGCAATCCAGCATACAGATTTCACCATTCATGGATCACACGTACTTCTATTAGGTTTAGGAAGAGTTGGAATGAGTTTAGCACGTTCTTTTGACCAATTAGGAGCAGAGGTTACGGTAGCCGTTCATTCGTCAAAAGATGCTGCCAGGGCTTATGAGATGGGGATGACCCCACTTGATATAGAGACGCTGCCATTACACGACCTCACGTTTGATCTGGTACTCAATACAGTTCCTGCTTCTGTGGTGGATGCTTCAATTATCAAGAAGCTGCCGACCCATGCGTTAATCCTCGATATTGCTTCAAAACCAGGCGGAACAGATTTTCGCTATGCAGAAAAAAGAGGGATTAAATCGATATTAGTTCCTGGGTTGCCGGGGATTGTTGCACCAAAAACAGCAGGAAGAATTATTGCAAATGTGATTTCACAGCAATTGTTAAGAAGTAATCGAAAGGTGGATGACTAA
- a CDS encoding polysaccharide deacetylase family protein, with translation MIETLSNHHVKANFFIDGAFAAKHKDLIQMIEEEGHLIGSHGYNHKDFAQMSKAEASANLEKANSILSSLIDQDIEWFAPPSGSFTMAAVEAAREQNMHTILWTVDSIDWKNPTEEVFLHRVTSKLHNGATILLHPTAVTAAGLGELVTAIQKNYKIGTLNELMSEKRGG, from the coding sequence ATGATTGAAACGTTATCGAATCACCATGTTAAGGCCAACTTTTTTATCGATGGTGCCTTTGCTGCTAAGCATAAGGACCTTATTCAAATGATTGAAGAGGAAGGGCATCTGATTGGTAGTCATGGTTATAACCATAAAGACTTTGCCCAGATGTCAAAAGCTGAAGCCTCAGCAAATCTAGAAAAAGCGAACAGTATTTTGTCAAGTTTAATTGATCAGGATATTGAATGGTTTGCTCCGCCTTCAGGAAGTTTTACGATGGCTGCCGTTGAAGCAGCACGTGAGCAGAATATGCACACAATCCTCTGGACAGTCGACTCCATCGATTGGAAAAATCCAACGGAAGAGGTGTTTCTCCATCGTGTCACCAGCAAGCTGCATAATGGCGCCACCATTTTACTGCATCCTACAGCAGTTACTGCGGCGGGTCTTGGGGAATTGGTTACAGCTATTCAAAAAAACTATAAAATTGGTACGTTGAACGAGTTGATGAGTGAAAAAAGAGGAGGATGA
- a CDS encoding ClpP family protease, translating into MKEKEQQEENDQSKSSLVDKIQQLGQSNVPQPGDSNIHVLPIIGQVEGHVQLPSQNKTTKYEHLIPQLIAIEQNPKIEGLVVLLNTVGGDVEAGLAISEMIASLSKPSVSIVLGGGHSIGVPIAVASDYSFIAETATMTIHPIRMNGLVIGVPQTFEYMEKMQDRVINFVTRHSNIEEEAFKELMFDKGNLTRDIGTNVVGQQAVDIGLIDDVGGVQQAMAKLNELINDQKGNQEQVIQ; encoded by the coding sequence ATGAAAGAGAAAGAACAACAAGAAGAGAATGATCAGTCCAAATCCTCGCTAGTAGATAAAATACAACAGCTTGGCCAATCCAATGTTCCACAGCCAGGAGATTCAAATATTCATGTACTTCCGATTATTGGACAGGTGGAAGGCCATGTGCAGCTCCCGTCGCAAAATAAAACGACCAAGTATGAGCATCTTATTCCCCAATTAATTGCTATTGAACAAAACCCCAAGATTGAGGGGTTGGTTGTTTTATTAAATACGGTAGGTGGAGACGTCGAAGCAGGGCTTGCGATCTCAGAAATGATCGCATCGTTGTCCAAACCTTCCGTTTCGATCGTGCTTGGAGGCGGCCATTCAATAGGTGTGCCTATTGCTGTGGCATCAGACTATTCGTTCATTGCCGAAACTGCAACGATGACCATTCATCCAATAAGAATGAATGGCTTAGTCATAGGCGTACCGCAAACCTTTGAATACATGGAAAAAATGCAGGATCGGGTCATAAATTTTGTTACTCGTCATTCCAATATTGAGGAAGAGGCTTTTAAAGAACTCATGTTTGATAAAGGTAACTTAACGCGTGATATCGGAACAAACGTTGTCGGGCAACAGGCTGTTGACATTGGTTTAATTGACGATGTAGGTGGAGTTCAGCAAGCAATGGCTAAACTTAATGAACTTATTAATGATCAAAAAGGAAACCAAGAGCAGGTGATCCAATGA
- the dapG gene encoding aspartate kinase yields MKLLVQKFGGTSVRDKEGRSRAISHIKKAREEGYKVVVAVSAMGRKGDPYATDTLLDLIQFPHTSVSEREQDMLLSCGETISSVVFSNELASEGITSAALTGAQAGFLTTDDFTRAKILRMDPTRILAELEKSDVVVVAGFQGKTEVGDTTTIGRGGSDTSAAALGAALNADYIDIFTDVEGIMTADPRLVESARALHVVTYNEICNLAYQGAKVIHPRAVEIAMHAKVPIRVRSTYSDLPGTLVAASKEGEAGNDLPDRLVTGIAHMSGITQIKVQSKEDPSRLQSEVFKSMAEANISVDFINISPSGVIYTIDGMFTERAVDILNNLGYKPEVKEGCAKVSTVGAGITGVPGVTAEIVQTLIERGVQILQSADSHTTIWVLIKEEDLIEAVNALHDIFQLNMEQ; encoded by the coding sequence TTGAAATTACTCGTACAAAAATTTGGAGGAACATCGGTCCGTGATAAAGAAGGCAGATCACGGGCCATTTCCCATATTAAAAAGGCACGGGAAGAAGGATACAAGGTTGTCGTTGCGGTCTCGGCGATGGGACGTAAAGGTGATCCTTATGCAACAGATACATTACTTGATTTGATTCAATTCCCTCATACAAGTGTATCTGAACGAGAGCAGGATATGCTATTGTCATGCGGTGAAACAATATCATCTGTAGTCTTTTCAAATGAACTTGCTTCAGAAGGGATCACGTCCGCCGCCTTAACAGGTGCCCAAGCCGGTTTTTTAACGACGGATGATTTTACACGAGCGAAGATTTTACGCATGGATCCTACAAGGATTTTAGCGGAGCTTGAAAAGAGCGATGTCGTGGTTGTCGCTGGCTTCCAGGGAAAAACAGAGGTAGGGGATACGACGACAATTGGCCGTGGGGGCAGTGATACGAGTGCGGCTGCGCTCGGTGCCGCGCTCAATGCGGATTACATTGATATTTTTACGGATGTCGAAGGAATTATGACGGCAGACCCAAGGTTGGTAGAATCGGCACGTGCTCTTCACGTGGTAACATATAATGAAATTTGTAATCTAGCCTATCAAGGTGCAAAGGTTATTCACCCGCGTGCGGTTGAAATTGCGATGCACGCAAAAGTACCGATTCGTGTACGATCCACCTATTCAGATTTACCTGGAACACTTGTGGCGGCATCGAAAGAAGGAGAGGCAGGTAACGACCTTCCCGATCGCCTCGTGACAGGAATTGCCCACATGTCCGGGATCACTCAAATTAAGGTTCAATCAAAAGAAGATCCATCAAGGCTGCAATCGGAAGTATTTAAATCGATGGCTGAGGCAAACATTTCGGTAGATTTTATTAATATTTCGCCGAGTGGAGTGATTTATACGATTGATGGAATGTTTACCGAAAGAGCAGTCGACATTCTAAACAATCTTGGCTATAAACCAGAAGTGAAAGAAGGTTGTGCGAAAGTATCGACCGTCGGAGCTGGTATCACAGGGGTTCCTGGGGTTACAGCTGAAATCGTTCAGACGTTAATTGAACGTGGTGTGCAAATTCTGCAATCCGCGGATTCACATACGACGATTTGGGTACTGATAAAAGAAGAAGATTTAATTGAAGCTGTCAATGCCCTGCATGATATCTTTCAATTGAATATGGAACAATGA
- a CDS encoding DUF4256 domain-containing protein: MTEKSKISNKKELSLEQREELLKVLKARFEKNMNRHKGLEWAKVQAKLDDNIEKLWSLNEMERTGGEPDVVDYDKNKGEYIFYDCSAESPKGRRSVCYDREALESRKKHKPDNNAIDMATAMGVELLTEEQYRALQKHENLDKKTSSWVQTPSDIRELGGALFCDYRFGHVFVYHNGASSYYGARGFRGSLRV, from the coding sequence ATGACAGAGAAAAGTAAAATCAGCAATAAAAAGGAGTTGTCACTAGAACAACGTGAAGAATTACTCAAAGTATTGAAAGCCCGTTTTGAGAAAAACATGAACCGCCATAAAGGCCTTGAATGGGCTAAAGTCCAAGCAAAGCTGGATGATAATATTGAAAAGCTGTGGTCGCTTAATGAAATGGAGAGAACTGGCGGTGAACCAGATGTTGTTGATTATGATAAAAACAAGGGCGAATACATTTTTTATGATTGTTCAGCGGAAAGTCCTAAAGGTCGCAGAAGTGTTTGTTACGACCGTGAAGCGCTGGAGTCAAGGAAAAAGCATAAACCGGATAATAACGCTATTGATATGGCAACTGCCATGGGTGTTGAACTTTTAACGGAAGAACAATATCGCGCGTTGCAGAAACATGAAAACCTCGATAAGAAAACGTCAAGTTGGGTGCAAACCCCCTCTGATATTAGAGAACTCGGCGGTGCCCTTTTTTGCGATTATCGCTTCGGGCACGTCTTCGTGTATCACAACGGTGCGTCCTCTTACTATGGTGCCAGAGGGTTCCGTGGCTCGCTGAGGGTCTGA
- a CDS encoding GNAT family N-acetyltransferase: MKFPELETERLKLVQVSKEHIKSFYEIMARDEVARYYGMESLKSIEDASQIVESFQNTFENRRGIRWGIVIKETEDFIGTLGLNNLSTWSKKAEIGFELHPSHWKKGFTSEAIKAVLKYSFDELELYRMGAITYPQNEPSILLLRKLGFTEEGLLRGYLYQNNQSHDALIFSLLQTEWK, encoded by the coding sequence TTGAAGTTTCCTGAATTAGAAACAGAACGACTAAAATTGGTTCAAGTAAGTAAGGAACACATAAAGAGTTTTTATGAAATAATGGCACGAGATGAAGTTGCAAGATATTATGGGATGGAGAGTCTGAAAAGTATTGAGGATGCTTCACAAATCGTAGAGTCTTTCCAGAATACTTTTGAGAACAGACGTGGCATCAGATGGGGGATAGTAATAAAGGAGACAGAAGATTTTATTGGTACACTAGGTCTTAATAACCTTAGTACATGGAGTAAAAAGGCTGAGATTGGCTTTGAGTTGCATCCTTCCCATTGGAAAAAAGGTTTTACATCTGAAGCAATAAAAGCAGTGTTAAAATATTCTTTTGATGAATTAGAATTGTATAGGATGGGAGCTATTACTTATCCTCAGAACGAACCGTCTATTTTGTTACTGAGGAAACTGGGATTTACAGAAGAAGGTCTGCTAAGGGGTTATCTATACCAGAATAATCAATCTCACGACGCTTTGATATTTTCACTCCTTCAAACAGAATGGAAATAA
- the asd gene encoding aspartate-semialdehyde dehydrogenase, with translation MSHATTYNIAVVGATGAVGQKMLETLEDRNFPINELKLLSSSRSAGKKLMFKGTEYTVEEATPESFEKIDIALFSAGGSVSKKLAPEAVKRGALVIDNTSAYRMDENVPLVVPEVNENDIKNHKGIIANPNCSTIQMVAALEPVKQHLGMRRVIVSTYQAVSGAGNEAAEELREQSQSFLNGEDLEASILPVKGDEKHYPIAFNALPQIDKFQENGYTFEEMKMINETKKIMHTPALHISATCVRLPLFTSHAESVYVEVEEKAVTVQQLKDLIGKAPGVVLEDDPATQVYPTPLSSAGKRDVFVGRIRKDLDQENGFHLWVVSDNLLKGAAWNSVQIAERVVANQWL, from the coding sequence ATGAGTCATGCAACGACATACAATATTGCAGTAGTAGGTGCAACAGGTGCTGTAGGACAAAAAATGTTAGAAACCCTGGAAGATAGAAATTTTCCAATAAATGAATTGAAACTATTATCTTCAAGTCGTTCCGCTGGAAAAAAGTTGATGTTTAAAGGAACGGAATATACAGTGGAAGAAGCAACGCCTGAGAGCTTTGAAAAGATCGATATTGCCTTATTTTCTGCTGGGGGGTCTGTATCAAAAAAATTGGCTCCTGAAGCTGTAAAACGAGGCGCCCTTGTAATCGATAACACGAGTGCTTACCGAATGGATGAGAATGTACCTCTAGTCGTACCGGAAGTCAATGAAAACGACATTAAGAACCACAAAGGTATTATTGCTAATCCAAACTGTTCAACGATTCAAATGGTTGCTGCCCTAGAGCCAGTTAAACAGCATCTTGGTATGCGTCGTGTCATTGTTTCAACGTACCAAGCGGTTTCCGGTGCCGGCAATGAAGCAGCGGAAGAGCTTCGTGAGCAATCACAGTCGTTTTTAAATGGGGAAGACTTGGAAGCTAGCATTCTACCGGTTAAAGGTGATGAGAAACACTATCCGATCGCGTTTAATGCACTGCCGCAAATTGATAAATTTCAGGAGAATGGCTACACGTTTGAAGAAATGAAAATGATTAATGAAACGAAAAAAATCATGCACACGCCTGCTCTTCATATTTCAGCTACGTGTGTTCGCCTGCCGTTATTTACTTCCCATGCCGAAAGTGTGTATGTGGAGGTAGAGGAGAAGGCCGTTACTGTACAACAACTGAAAGATCTCATTGGCAAGGCTCCAGGTGTAGTACTTGAAGACGATCCGGCAACTCAAGTCTATCCTACACCATTAAGCTCGGCTGGAAAGCGAGATGTATTTGTAGGCCGTATTCGTAAAGATCTCGACCAAGAGAATGGATTTCATCTTTGGGTAGTTTCTGATAATCTATTAAAAGGAGCTGCCTGGAATTCAGTTCAGATCGCTGAACGAGTCGTTGCCAATCAATGGCTGTAA
- the dapA gene encoding 4-hydroxy-tetrahydrodipicolinate synthase, which yields MDFGKVLTAMVTPFDTHGNIDLNKTSTLVDYLIDHGTEGLVVAGTTGESPTLTSEEKVALWEHVVKVVNGRIPVIAGSGSNNTQASIELSKKAEKAGVNAIMLVAPYYNKPSQRGLYEHFRTIAESVNKPVMLYNVPGRTAVRMDAETIVKLSEVDNIVSVKEATGDLDAAAQIIESTDDSFSLYSGDDNMTLPIYAIGGNGIVSVSAHVVGREMGDMLKLFDEGKTKEAAALHRKLLPVLKGMFSAPSPTPIKTALQMKGLDTGGVRLPLVPLTPDERKVIQQLVDSI from the coding sequence GTGGATTTTGGTAAAGTACTAACAGCTATGGTGACACCCTTTGACACCCACGGAAACATTGATCTAAATAAAACATCGACTTTGGTGGATTATTTAATCGATCATGGTACAGAAGGGTTAGTTGTGGCTGGAACAACAGGAGAATCACCAACACTTACTTCAGAAGAAAAAGTGGCTCTTTGGGAACATGTGGTCAAAGTTGTCAACGGCAGAATTCCAGTCATTGCAGGCAGCGGCAGTAATAATACGCAAGCTTCCATCGAGCTCTCAAAGAAGGCGGAGAAAGCTGGAGTAAATGCCATTATGCTCGTTGCCCCATATTACAATAAGCCGAGTCAACGCGGACTCTATGAACATTTTAGGACGATAGCCGAATCCGTCAATAAACCTGTCATGCTATATAATGTCCCCGGGCGTACAGCTGTTCGGATGGACGCGGAAACCATTGTTAAACTCTCTGAAGTAGACAATATCGTTTCCGTGAAAGAAGCAACAGGAGACTTGGATGCAGCTGCTCAGATCATTGAAAGTACAGATGACTCGTTTTCACTCTATAGTGGAGATGACAATATGACATTACCGATTTATGCAATTGGCGGGAATGGCATTGTCTCAGTTTCAGCACATGTCGTCGGGCGTGAAATGGGTGACATGCTTAAGTTATTTGATGAAGGAAAAACGAAGGAAGCTGCAGCGCTTCACCGAAAACTGCTTCCGGTTTTAAAAGGGATGTTCAGCGCTCCTTCTCCAACACCAATCAAAACGGCTTTGCAAATGAAAGGGCTAGATACAGGTGGAGTCAGGCTTCCTTTGGTTCCGCTTACTCCAGATGAGCGAAAAGTGATTCAACAATTGGTGGACTCGATTTAA
- a CDS encoding GNAT family N-acetyltransferase: MSIKGESIYVRKLIPEDAEVLLKLQKDNRDFFEKFSMARDDDFYTFESQKERIQVFENNRSEDKDYNFGIFKNDNDCLVGTIALFQVVRGSLQSAFIGYFLDRLHNGKGYTTEAVQLIVRYGFVNLKLHRIEAGVMPHNIGSIRVLEKSGFHKEGIAKKNVKINGKWEDHQVLAIINPLD, from the coding sequence ATGAGCATTAAAGGAGAAAGTATTTATGTAAGAAAACTTATTCCAGAAGATGCTGAGGTGTTGCTTAAATTACAAAAAGATAACCGAGATTTTTTCGAAAAGTTTTCTATGGCGCGTGATGACGACTTCTATACATTTGAATCTCAGAAAGAAAGAATCCAAGTGTTTGAAAACAATAGGAGTGAAGATAAAGATTATAACTTTGGGATATTTAAAAATGATAATGATTGTCTAGTGGGGACGATAGCCCTATTTCAAGTAGTTCGTGGGTCGCTACAAAGTGCCTTTATTGGATATTTTTTAGATAGATTACATAATGGTAAAGGTTACACTACAGAAGCTGTCCAATTGATTGTAAGATATGGTTTCGTTAATCTTAAGTTGCATAGAATTGAAGCAGGAGTGATGCCTCACAATATTGGATCAATTCGAGTGTTAGAGAAATCAGGTTTTCATAAAGAAGGAATAGCTAAAAAAAATGTTAAGATAAATGGAAAATGGGAAGATCATCAGGTGTTAGCTATTATAAACCCCTTGGATTAA
- a CDS encoding DMT family transporter — MENKSALLFIGVGASLWGLISVFVTYLYKMGFTPTQVVTMRVLSATLFLIIYVFFKNRQLLKIKISDSKYFVGTGIFSIVLFNWCLFSAIEETSISIASILLYTAPAFVTLFSRLIFKESLTTRKITALVITFVGCSFVIGILPKTNGSISLYGLILGLGSGFFYALYSIFGKFALRKYNSLTVIVYTFLFATIAITPFSGLWSVIPLFSDNTVWIYIIGLGFLSTMLPFIFYTKGLNTVESSQASIIATIEPVVASLVGFLIFKEKLDLWQYLGIVMVIAAVIIVQESKRSSNRKSLISNAS, encoded by the coding sequence ATGGAAAACAAATCCGCATTACTATTTATTGGTGTCGGGGCATCGTTATGGGGTTTAATCAGTGTATTTGTAACGTATCTTTACAAAATGGGCTTTACCCCAACACAAGTTGTTACAATGCGTGTTCTATCCGCAACTTTATTTCTAATCATTTACGTCTTTTTTAAGAACCGTCAGCTTCTGAAGATTAAAATATCAGATAGTAAATACTTTGTAGGAACCGGAATCTTTAGTATTGTCCTTTTTAATTGGTGTTTGTTCAGTGCAATTGAAGAAACATCAATTTCCATTGCATCCATTCTTCTTTATACGGCACCTGCCTTTGTTACTCTTTTTTCAAGACTCATATTTAAAGAATCACTAACAACACGAAAAATTACAGCTTTAGTTATAACGTTTGTTGGTTGCTCTTTTGTTATTGGTATATTACCAAAAACAAATGGATCGATATCTTTATATGGGTTAATCCTTGGTCTTGGTTCAGGATTCTTCTACGCGCTTTATAGTATATTTGGAAAGTTCGCACTCAGAAAGTATAACTCTTTGACCGTTATTGTCTATACCTTTTTGTTCGCAACTATTGCAATTACACCTTTCAGTGGGTTGTGGTCTGTCATACCTTTATTTTCAGATAATACAGTATGGATTTATATAATAGGTCTCGGCTTTCTCTCAACGATGCTACCATTCATCTTTTACACAAAAGGATTAAACACGGTAGAATCAAGTCAAGCATCTATAATTGCAACAATCGAACCAGTGGTTGCCTCTCTAGTAGGTTTTTTAATCTTCAAAGAAAAATTAGATTTGTGGCAGTATCTTGGTATAGTTATGGTGATTGCTGCCGTTATTATTGTTCAAGAATCAAAAAGGAGCTCTAACAGGAAATCATTGATATCCAATGCATCTTAG
- a CDS encoding DUF6429 family protein — MKDQIDELTLLLLYLTSFTDDYGLGEGQRSWKGYPFESLNELNENKYIVGSKRSKSVHLTEDGIKQAQELMKKYNIENEK; from the coding sequence ATGAAAGATCAAATTGATGAACTTACATTGCTGCTATTGTATTTAACCTCATTTACAGATGATTATGGTTTAGGAGAAGGTCAAAGGAGTTGGAAAGGTTATCCTTTTGAATCATTGAACGAATTGAACGAGAATAAATATATTGTTGGAAGCAAACGTTCTAAATCTGTTCATTTAACTGAGGATGGTATTAAACAAGCTCAAGAGCTAATGAAGAAATATAATATTGAAAATGAAAAGTGA
- a CDS encoding dipicolinate synthase subunit B: protein MVNLKGKKIGFGLTGSHCTYHEVFPVLQELMDLGADVIPILSHTVQKTDTRFGEAAEHLKTIEKITGKEAIMTIPDAEPLGPKNPLDCMVIAPMTGNSTSKFANALTDSPVLMAAKATLRNESPVVLAISTNDALGMNGVNIMKLMAAKNIYFVPLGQDHPYKKPNSLVADMTFIPKTIEAAISGKQLQPLLIERYSE, encoded by the coding sequence ATGGTTAATTTGAAAGGTAAAAAAATAGGATTTGGCTTAACAGGTTCCCATTGCACCTATCATGAAGTGTTCCCTGTGCTGCAGGAGCTTATGGACCTTGGAGCAGATGTGATTCCAATTTTATCCCATACCGTTCAAAAAACGGATACAAGATTCGGGGAAGCGGCAGAGCATTTGAAAACAATTGAGAAGATTACAGGAAAAGAAGCGATTATGACCATCCCTGATGCCGAACCTCTTGGTCCAAAGAATCCGCTTGATTGTATGGTGATTGCACCGATGACAGGGAACTCAACAAGTAAATTTGCCAACGCCCTGACGGATTCCCCTGTGTTAATGGCAGCAAAAGCAACATTAAGGAATGAAAGCCCAGTCGTGCTTGCCATTTCTACAAATGATGCTTTAGGGATGAATGGGGTAAACATTATGAAGTTAATGGCTGCGAAAAATATTTATTTCGTTCCCTTAGGGCAAGATCACCCATATAAAAAGCCGAATTCACTAGTGGCCGATATGACATTCATTCCAAAAACAATCGAAGCGGCGATTTCTGGAAAGCAGCTTCAGCCTTTACTGATTGAAAGATACTCGGAGTAA
- a CDS encoding YlzJ-like family protein, whose translation MTLYTPLSEHDIFPQENKDGKVVYENYKNCKVKCLDQGDGKKQIIQVFSTNPNDYMDPTLQPGQWLGS comes from the coding sequence ATGACTCTGTACACCCCTTTAAGTGAACATGATATATTCCCACAGGAAAATAAAGACGGGAAAGTTGTTTATGAGAACTATAAAAATTGCAAGGTAAAGTGCTTGGATCAAGGGGATGGCAAAAAACAAATTATTCAAGTGTTCTCTACAAATCCGAACGATTACATGGATCCTACTTTACAGCCAGGACAATGGCTGGGCTCGTAA
- a CDS encoding VOC family protein produces MGKVVGFELNSQEPDKAAKFYSEVFGWGISDPQWDYRTVFPNQDTTTSLNGGISKGPADYPHGTRIQLEVVSLDDAMLKAEDNGAVVVRDKMEFDEFFLAYLVDPTGIGFGLIQKR; encoded by the coding sequence ATGGGGAAGGTTGTTGGATTTGAACTAAATAGCCAAGAGCCGGATAAAGCAGCAAAATTTTATTCCGAAGTTTTTGGGTGGGGAATTTCTGACCCTCAATGGGATTATAGAACTGTTTTTCCAAACCAAGATACTACAACTTCTTTAAACGGTGGAATAAGTAAAGGTCCTGCTGATTATCCTCACGGTACACGCATTCAATTAGAGGTAGTTTCCTTAGATGATGCCATGCTTAAAGCAGAAGACAATGGAGCAGTAGTGGTTAGAGATAAGATGGAGTTTGATGAATTTTTCCTTGCTTACTTAGTTGATCCTACGGGTATTGGCTTTGGCCTTATCCAAAAAAGGTGA